The DNA window GATGGAAGAAATGGTGTGAATTGGCATTTGTGCTGTGAATCACGGGAATTTGCATATGTTTTGTGAATCATTTGGTGCAACTGAGGTGGAGTTTCCTTTGTCTTTTTCTTCATGATTTCGCGCCATCTTATGGTAAACAGTTTTTTTTAATCCAGATATTTTCTTTTGGATTTATTAATTATGGAAactgatcaattgctaactaataatttaattattgagtacaactaatttaagatcatatgattttagaaaacttgtggtctataatttgtcacgtgtaatttttatttttgttaattaaatcgaaaaagataaaaaaactaccaaattaggggtttggatgaaaatgtcagtacagtgtttcgaaaatatcaacacaatgctttgagaatgttaacgcatggcttatattgacattctacatgcattatattgacatattttatatatcatgttgacatttattgttgtacgaaaaaattggaaatttttaattttttttcaaattttgacatcagaacatatgcaagtgagatctcgttagaatccttatgaaattatctttaatttgatatatattgtgtgaaaaaataatttagatcgagaaagttatatgcgttgtAAAGTTacgtgatatttttcaaaagttagttacaactaatttatgGTAAATTGACCTTCATATCCTTATGAACTTTTTTCGTTgattgtattgacatttcggGACTAATAATCTAGgcccttaatttgaatatctaatgactattatttaattataattaacaatcaaCTTACCGATATAACACTCCCCTATTCACTAATGTAGCTCTTTGTTTACTAGTAATACTACTATAGTAAAATTTAGTCttaaaaatagtactaatatcTTCGTCCGATATCAATAGTTTTAATAGCAGGCGAtgcaaattttaatataaaataaatgattGGAGTAGTAGTGGTACGAATGAGCTCGTCTCAGTATTTAAAACTATAAACTtactgaaaatgaaaatgaaaatgaattaatATTTGTGGATGGACAAAATATAGAACTATTAATTATGAACGAGTGTTGAATTAGTATATAGTACTAGTGTTGTTCTTTGTTTAAGATCTTAATTTGCCAAAATAAATGTGTGTCATTTGCTAAAAAGGTGGAGctcatattatatttaataaaattcttAAATTCATTTTGGAATCAAATATTTATTGACGGACagagtgtgtaataaattaaattaatactactttATTACTACTAAGAATTGTGGGAAGTAAGAgaattattttgcatatttttttggatgaagATTTTGAATGCATATAATGTCCCATTTAAAATGATCACTTTGAATATCATGGGATTTTAGCTTTTAGGTATAATTTTCTAATGTGCTGAGGTTGAAATAAAAGGgtagtggaaaatgaggagtATTATTCATTAGTATTATGTCATATTAGGCCAAATGAAAAACTAAATGTAGAACTAGTTTAAATAGTTAATGAAAGGTGGATATGCATGACTCATAGCTAAGTCACAGCTCACAACTACACCAATTTCTTATAATTATTCTTTTGGTTACATAGTAAACCGCTTTGTGTGCCCATCAAATTCTTGGCATATATGCATAAATTTTAGTAATGAAAACAAACAATCATTAATCATGAGCCAATAATCTAAGggaaaaaaacattttcatgtcacaatattattttattttaataggtACATGTGTTCTGTTTGTTTTATATGTTGATGGGGTTTTATATTTGATTAATCTCAACATGGGATTCTTTAACCCGTGTGATTAAAACGTAATTAGGTTGGATTTAATTAAAGGTCAAAGCACGTGTTTTGATTGGCCAAAAGATTACAAGTGGGCGGCTGCAATTAAACTCTATTGGTATTGCAAGTCTTAATTTTAGACCCCACTTGTCATTATTAATTAAGACCCCACTTGTcattattttgtgtttataagagcatggttgtgggtctggacccacttttattaagAGCATGGAGTACAACACTCACATCCCTACTCAaagacatgctcaagggtctcatcattttattattcaatttaaataaaaacaatttcataatattagaatgcattaaaaatacccggaatactattacaaattactaaaaaatttaaaattacataattcaaatcctaataattaaaaattacataattaaaatcgtaaaattttaaaattacataattaaattcatagtattcttgttcttcgcgctccgcttcagccatgatatcgatgaaatccatttttagagagggtttgagcgagagaggaagatgtacatgagttgtatgaaaaaatatgaatgagagatgaatgggagatgatttgatgtgaaaaatggatgatgaatgtgtgtatttatagatgattttggaaataaaaaaagtataaaaaattcaaaaaaaattcaaaaaaaacggtaataaaacgacCATATTTTTgagaatctgatttttttttgtattattttcgatttttttttaaaaaaaaaagaaaaaacgaaaTTGTCAACGGCATtaccgttggccaatcaggaaacgccacgtcagctgctcgctagTACGGACGCggtcgatgcatcgagcagcaccGTGCCAGCGGAAAGCAGGGCGGTGCCGCGCCAgtggcacggacgccgtccgtcggCGCGAGCACCACTGCTTATGCTCTAATATCCAATTGAAATTTGGATTCTTAGTCTTCAAATCTGcaatttgaattatttgttggaCATTCATCATATTCATTTTAACATTGTAAATCGTGCAGGTGGGAGCTGTTATCAAGTTGATTGATAACCTGATAATGACTCAATATGGTAAGGTTAAATTTGAGCGGAAACTATTAAGGAAATCATCTATTCATATAGAATCCGATTTATTACATTTAAACGCGAACATAACTCGCACATGGCATAATTTCATTTGTATTAACATGACACGAACATCGACTACACATCACGACAATAATACAAAACGATTAAGATCTTAGGAGATATGATCCAACAACGTGGTTCTAGTGGTCATGACGATAAAGACAAGGAATGGATCATAAACATAACTCTTACTGtactaaattattatataaaaaaaaagttattcaGATCAACTTGATAATGTCACGGACACAATAAACTTTACATGTTCATGTCAGATTTTGTGTCGTGTAAAAAACTATCAGCACTTCATACGGAGTATATGTGAATTTATTTGATGCATGAGACTCATTATCctagttttttattttagcTTATACAATCAATAGTAGTGAACTCGTCATTGAAAAAAGTATTACAAGTGAAAGTACATCTTTATCATTTAAAGCATGAAAAAACATCAAGGATCTCGTAGTTGAAACGAAAAAGATATTCTAAAGAGCAATGAACCCCGGCTTAGTTGATAAAACGCTTCTCCCTTCATCCAATAAGCCGAGAATTCGAGTCACCACGGGGTAAATGAGAACCATGAAAAAATAATCTAATTTCTCACAtccaaagtaagagagaagaagaagcagataaGCATAGGGCATGAGCTACTGTACCGTGGGGTTAATCAATGCACAAATTAGTGGCTGCGGTTTCCACTAACTAAACAACACAAACACCACAGCAAGCAACAGGTATCACTTTTTTGAGACATCAAAACACACCAACATAAACTGAAGCCATCGCCAACTATCCATGATCTCTACAATGGTCACATAAAATGAAGTGGaataaaactatttacaagTTGTAGGAAGGAAACAGCGCAATTATCTTCTATAATAGCTAGGCCATATAGTGTAGTAGGACAATATCGATAAACATTACGTTTCAACGTCTAAGTTATGCTTCGAAACAGGAACTCACTTGTGGTCTACAAAAGACAGCTCATCTTTAATCTTGCTTGCAAACATCAACTCCAACTGGTTTTGGAGACGGATCGGTTGTACCAGCAGCAAGGTCCTCCTTACCTGAAACCTTTCACACAGATGTCCTGCTTTATCCAGCAATTCAATACTAACTGGAACAAAAAAGAAAAGCGATGATGCAGTTTGGCAATGGCACCATTAAAAGAAATCATCCAAAGCAGTAGACACGTGAAATCTTCTTAAACAACAATAGCCCAGTAGAAACTCGGAGCTCCTCGAGATGAACTAACAATGTCAGTGTTTTGCTAAGCTTGCTTAAGGAAGTTAAACGTGAAACGACCTCAAGCATCTAAATTTCGGATTTTGACAGCAATTAACACACCCCTAAACAGTATACTTATGAAATCTGATTATACATACTATATCCAGGTAGAAATTCCAAATTCTCAATTTAGATTTTGACAGCAATTAACACACACCTATTAGATTTATAATCATATACAGCAGCAAGGACAAAGTCATAAGTGCTGTGATTTCGGCAGCATGATCCAAACAACTCATCCGTACCATAGTCCAAAAGGACCAAGACCTTTAGCAATTGCAGTGTGTACACTACCCAAAGCATGCCGATAAACCCAACACCTTTGAGGAATTGGCTACTAGAGGTCATGATATGAAGTTAAGCCATGATTGCAAATGAAATATCTTAAAAGTAATTAAAGAAACCAATGTATTTGTACATGGATACTTTGTAAACCCTCCAATGCCTTATCTAACAAAAATGTTTTGGCAACTTCAAGAATAAAACAGACAACTGAACCTTTCGCTGTCACAGTAGTAATCTCTCATTCATTCCTTGCATAAAGAATCCTCTTTTCCATAGTAGTCCGGTGCGGCCTACAATCTCAGAAATAGCATTAAGCAGCAACTGGCTCCTCCTTCTGGGCCAGCTGGTTCTGAATATGTTGAGGGACAACATCAAATTTGGCCAACTGCATAGTGTAGGAAGCACGTCCTTTGGTCATTCCTCGAAGAGTGCTTACATACTGAAACATCTCGGCTAAAGGCACCAGGGCATCCACCACCTGAAAACATGGTTGAAAACAAGGTTAATTTCGAAGTTAATTCTTCAACTGGACCCAGTTGATCAGAAAGACGCTTCAGAAGAAACTACAAGTGAGATTTGGTAGATGACTCATCTATCTTGAAGTTATATGAACAAAAATGACCTAAAATGTGTGCTCTTAtcatgtttattttatttatcttcccTACCAAACTGGCCCTAAGTGGCTGAGGATTTTACTGTCCTGTCTGCAGAGATATGAGAAATAGGGTACAAAACTTCATGACATGTACCTTCAAGCCACCTGGTTTATCCCCAAAGTTGTTGATCTGACCTCTCCTTGAGTTGAGATCACCAATCACATCTCCCAAATGCTCTTCAGGCGTGACAACTTCCACCCTCATGATTGGTTCGAGCATCTGAGGTCCAGCTTTCCTTATTCCTTCCCTAAATGCTCCTCTGGCAGCCAACTGGAATGCCAAAACACTTGAATCAACATCATGGTAAGACCCATCGACTAATACTGCACGAACATCAACCACAGGGTAGCCAGCCAGCACTCCGTTCGGCATGCTTTCTTCCAAACCCTTCATCACACCTGGTATGTATTCTCTCGGCACTGCACCTCCCTTGATCTCACTCTTGAACTCGTACCCGCTACCTGCTTCTAGTGGCTCAAACCTGACAGTGATATCTGCAAATTGACCTGCACCACCAGATTGCTTCTTGTGCACATACTTGACTTCCGTGACCTTGGAAATGCTTTCCCGATAATTGACTTGGGGTGCTCCAACATTGGCTTCAACCTTTGTGAATATAGAGCAAAGTTAGTTGCAGGAACACTTTAAAAAAACCAAAGTTTACTTTTTTGTGCATGGTATGGGGATTTTAGTTGCAACTCTGGATTCAACTATTATTTAAGACactgtgatttaaaattttatccTACTCCTGAAGTATACAAATAGAATTATAGAATAGAATATTTGTTCGTGTTGCCATATTCTTGCCCATCTCAGCTCCCACTCCTAACATTGGGTATTGCATATCTTATCACCTAATGCAACATAAGATTTTGGATGTGAATATGAACTGAGATTGGGTAGATGCAACTATCCATATAGCAAGAAAATGTTTTGTGATGATAGGATAATTAGTTCAGAGAAGCAGACCTTATATTCCCTCTTGAGCCTGTCAACAATAATTTCTAGATGCAACTCTCCCATTCCTTCGATAACTGTTTGATTGGTTTCTTCATCACGTGAGAAGTGGAAAGACGGATCTTCCTGAGCAAGCTTGATTAAGCCAACTGCCATCTTATCAATATCAGCTTTAGTTTTTGGCTCGATTGCAACCTTAATCACAGGATCTGGGAAATCCATCCGTTCTAAAACAACAGGCTTCTCCGGATCACACAGCGTTTCTCCTGTAATTGTATCTTTTAGACCTGCGAGTGCGATAATATCTCCGGTTAAGGCTACTTTAGTGTCCTCTCTGCTGTTAGCATGCATTTCCAGGAGTCTACCAATCCTCTCTTTCTTCCCTTTGTTTGAATTCAACACATAGGAACCGGAATCAAGCTTCCCAGAATACACCCGAACAAATGTAAGAGACCCCACAAAAGGATCACTCATGATCTTGAAAGCTAATCCAGAAAATGGTTCATCATCACTGGCAGCCCTCGCAAGAACCAATTCTGGATCCTCGGGATCCGTCCCCTTCATTGGTGGCAAATCCACAGGAGAGGGCAAATAATCTACGACAGCATCCAGTAGAGGCTGGACACCTTTGTTCTTAAATGCCGAGCCGCATAAAACAGGAACGAAACTGCCTGAGATAGTTCCTTTCCTTATTAGCTTCTTAATGGTGGCCTCATCTGGTTCGATTCCTTCCAGGTAGTTTTCCATAGCTTCATCATCCAGCTCAACTACAGTTTCAACCATCTGAGCCCTGTACTCTTGAGCTAAATCTACAAGATCAGCAGGGATATCGACATATGAAAACTTTGCACCCAATTCCTCCCCAGACCAAACCACTGCCTGCATCTTCACGAGATCCACAACTCCTTTAAAAGTATCCTCTGCACCAATTGGGATTTGAAGCACCAGTGGTTTTGCACCGAGGTTCGACACAATCATATCTCTAGTTCTAAAGAAATTTGCTCCTAGCCGATCcatcttattcacaaaacatatcCTAGGAACGCCATATTTATCAGCCTGCCTCCAGACAGTTTCAGACTGCGGCTCCACACCAGCAACACTGTCAAATAAACATATTGCACCATCTAAAACCCTGAGGGCTCGCTCCACTTCCAGGGTGAAATCAACGTGGCCAGGAGTATCGATGATGTTAATCCGGTGTTTGTTCCAGAAGGTGGTTGTTGCAGCAGAAGTAATAGTGATCCCTCTTTCTTGTTCTTGTTCCATCCAGTCCATAGTTGCTGTTCCCTCATGCACCTCACCGATTTTGTAGTTTCTACCTGTATAGTACAGGACTCTTTCAGTAGTGGTGGTCTTCCCTGCATCTATGTGTGCCATGATTCCAATATTGCGGTAGTCCTTCAATGGAATCGTTCTTTTCTCCTCTCctgaaaagtaaataaaagttatGATATTTCTCACTCACACATAATTAGCatactaattttaaaaattcaatctGCAAATCAATAGCCCATGCATTATGATAACAAGTTAACTAGGCTAAATCCACTTTTGCAGGTAATATCTAGTCTACTATAAAGAAAACTATATGTTTTAAAAGAAACCGTATAAGACAAGTCTGCTTAAATTAATCATTTAATTCGGTAAAGATGAAAGCATGTAGCATTTAGGATTTTGAATGCAAAACATGAAAATCACAACTGCGTAATCACAACAGCACATTTCCTCTACGAAAATTACAGTAAAATTCGTG is part of the Salvia splendens isolate huo1 chromosome 22, SspV2, whole genome shotgun sequence genome and encodes:
- the LOC121787397 gene encoding elongation factor G, chloroplastic, whose translation is MAAESVMKMSSSTICNLNGSSRRPLPPVSHSARRRRSTSSAAVRALSSSFLASVAISTNLSTLRQKQKRGSFSVIAMAAGEEKRTIPLKDYRNIGIMAHIDAGKTTTTERVLYYTGRNYKIGEVHEGTATMDWMEQEQERGITITSAATTTFWNKHRINIIDTPGHVDFTLEVERALRVLDGAICLFDSVAGVEPQSETVWRQADKYGVPRICFVNKMDRLGANFFRTRDMIVSNLGAKPLVLQIPIGAEDTFKGVVDLVKMQAVVWSGEELGAKFSYVDIPADLVDLAQEYRAQMVETVVELDDEAMENYLEGIEPDEATIKKLIRKGTISGSFVPVLCGSAFKNKGVQPLLDAVVDYLPSPVDLPPMKGTDPEDPELVLARAASDDEPFSGLAFKIMSDPFVGSLTFVRVYSGKLDSGSYVLNSNKGKKERIGRLLEMHANSREDTKVALTGDIIALAGLKDTITGETLCDPEKPVVLERMDFPDPVIKVAIEPKTKADIDKMAVGLIKLAQEDPSFHFSRDEETNQTVIEGMGELHLEIIVDRLKREYKVEANVGAPQVNYRESISKVTEVKYVHKKQSGGAGQFADITVRFEPLEAGSGYEFKSEIKGGAVPREYIPGVMKGLEESMPNGVLAGYPVVDVRAVLVDGSYHDVDSSVLAFQLAARGAFREGIRKAGPQMLEPIMRVEVVTPEEHLGDVIGDLNSRRGQINNFGDKPGGLKVVDALVPLAEMFQYVSTLRGMTKGRASYTMQLAKFDVVPQHIQNQLAQKEEPVAA